A region of the Cannabis sativa cultivar Pink pepper isolate KNU-18-1 chromosome 3, ASM2916894v1, whole genome shotgun sequence genome:
ataaatattaaataatttaacattaaaaagtaaccaatccaaagtaaccgatccaatccgcacttttgcggattggatttgagctattgtgcggattggattggattagatctaaaaaatgaaatccgcacttagtgcggattggattggattagatctaaaaaatgaaatccgcacttagtgcggattggatgttgtttgaccaaaaaaagtgcggattggatcggatgaacagccCTAATATGGATCAAAATCAAACCTATTTGGAAGAAGGCTGTAAATTGAGTGTCAAATATTTGAACCAAGAATCTGAGTCACCGTAATTCTTCATAACCCAAATTTCAACTGATCTTTGGTATACATCATTAATGGAAAAACAAAGACACCACCCAGAAAGCATAGATAGCTTCCCGAGATAACATCCTTCTGTAATTTGAGGAACATTTATAAGTTTAAATTTCTCCTACTTGTATCAAAAGCTACTGCCCCTAAACAGAATTGGAAATAATCATTTGTAATTCCAAAGCATACCATCCAATTAATCCCTCCCCACTTTAAAAACAACAGAGCAATCCAAACGAACCAAAAGGACCAGAAACAGCCGTCCAAAGATGCACCAGCAACCAGCAAGTGTCATCAATTATAAACCAGTCAATAGTCAAAGAATTGTAACTCATTGAAGAATTTGCAGCAAACATCACAAATTTGAGAAGGACCAAGACCAAGTAGAGCAGCATGAAACTCTCAAGTTTctaaatacatatacatacatattgtataattataaatataatcacATACACCACAAGCAATGTATTCACAATTTAAAAGTATTATCACACACAGGAGAGATGCACACCATCCAAGAACCACATGTCTGTCAATACAGAATTCTTAACCATTTAACTTAAAAGTACTCTCAACATATGTAGTGAGTCCCCTAACACCAATTCTTTCACCCATATTTTCAAGCCTCTTATTCCTGGTATCATACGAATACCAATCATCAGAGCCAGTGCAAGAAATCAAAAGGTTCCCATTGCTCAAGAGATCTTTTGGAATACACCTAGAATGGGAACTAAATCTATTTGGAAGAAGACTGTGTAAATTGACAGACAAATGTTTGAACCAAGAGTCCGAGTCACCATATTTCTTCATAACCCAAATGTCAACTACATGGACTTCATTCAAAGTGAAAAATGAAAGCCACCCAGAAAAGTTAGCTAACTTCTTGACATTACTCCCTTTTACAATTTGAGGTGAGTTTATGAGATTAAATTTCTCCATACTTATATCAAAAGCAACTATCCCTGAAGATGATTGGTCACAATCAGTTTTATTGCCAAGGCCAATCATCCAATGAATACACTCATTAACAACAATGGAGCAACCCATAAGTGGATAAACAATTATATTAGAAGTAGAAGAAGATTCAAGTTTTGAAAATATGTTAGGCATTTTCATTGTTTTCCATGAATTGCTTCTCAAACTATAAATCCCAATCTGGTTACCCTCtttaaacttattacaagtgcTAACAACACCACTCCCATCAAGAGATGAGAACTTTACCACTTTGATATCATTGGTCAAGGGATCATAGCCTAACCCAAATTCAGAACAATTATGTCCCAACTGAGGCAGTTGTCTAGACTCATTAATAGTTGGGTTCCATAAATAAACAACTTTATCCATTAAGTCATAAAAACCTAACACACCATAATCGCTACCCATAAAAAATAACAACGGTGGTTGATCCATCTCAGAAAAAGGAAATTTGTGTAAAGAAATCTCAACTAAAGTCTCCCCATTACAAATGGATAAATGGTGATCGAATCTTCTAACCTTTTTCTGGAGGAAAACTGCACAAGGTTGTTGTCGCTTGAAATGGAGATTGATGAAATATGGGGTCCGTAGCAGAGAGAGCCAAGATTTAGAGACACACTCGCAGCGTTTTAGAGATTTGACATCGAGTCTTGAGAGAATGTCCCCAAGAAAATCACAAGGGATGCCGTCGAAGGGCAATTGAACTCCTTCTTCAGGATTAGCCATGGGAGACTGAGAAATTGAAAGAGATTTAGTTAAGAGAGTCAAAGagattaggtttttttttttttttgctaatgtGTTGggagtaggggtgttcatcaaaccgcctAAATTGttcaaaccgcccgcaccgcatCACATCGAAAAAAAATacagtttgaaattttttgcagtgcggtcgcggtttgaatttttcctaaaccgcgcggtgcggtgcggtttgcggttttgaattgttaatatgcggttcaaaccgcaccgcacggcatattataaaaataccaatttttatatttatttaggtccaatatatGAATGTTCAACTTAAAATCTactattctttcaaaaaaaaaattaaagtctactaattattgtattgttgacacttaacttttttttttcatatttattttcaagccttatggtattttgacaagttttgctcaaagtttgttgtatttgtaatcgtttaattatttagagatagtccaaaccgcataaaccacaaaaaccgcaccgcaccgcactattttttgcggtgcagTTTTTGCGGGTTTTTaatttcgcggtgcgggtgcggtttgagaaatttgaaaaaccgcatgtgcgggttggtttgaaaaaatagtcaaaaaccgcaccgcaaacaCTCCTAGTTGGGAGCAGGGATGCAAACTGGGCGGGGACGAGGACGCCCCTAATCCGTCAGAAGAAAAAACATGTAGTATATAAGTGTATGAAATTTAAAACATCAAGTATTTATGCTACAAATACTCTATAATTGAATAGGATTTAACAGAAATGTAGTGACAGAAGTAACGAAAATGTAATTAAAGGTATTTAATCCGTCGAAAAAAAACATGtcgtatttaagtgtataaaattaaaaacgtGTATGGTATTTATACTGCAATAtctctttaaaaaaatatgatttttaatgtatttttatattatactcttattaattatttatttttctttattattttctaattatttttatataatttttttattattttaggataTTAGCAGCAAAACCACTtgtactttatattttttaacaattaacCACCTAAATCGAGTTTTTATTGGCAAAACTACTCAAATCTTCTTTCTGTTAGCTATTTACCCTTTTCATAAAAAAATCTCATTTAATTGTCACGGAACTACCTATGTATACACGTAGCACGTTTTTAGTgatccacgtaatattaataaaaaaatataatttaaataatttacaaattataattttttttctttttcttttctttctctttctctttcttctacCAGAAcccccaaaaaataaaaaactttttttctttttctttttatttactttctctctttcttctcgaaCCAGAACCCCCCAACCCAacctatcatcatcatcatcttcttcttcttcttcttcttcttcttcttcttcttcttcttccttctaacGATACAAATTTTGTGATCATGTGAAAGTGAATtttgggattaaccctatttatAAAATCTCGGGAATGTGTGACTTGAACTACCGACGATTGTTCAGGAACACCTGGGAATTTGGAATCTCCACATACTTGAGATACCAGGTAAGACAATAATTAACACGTAGAGTTAAGCGCGGTGGCGCTCATGTGTGATATTACAATTGTGATTAAATGAGAAtttgggattagggttattaccctaaagtgagcggATATATGacctagggttattactctagtgATTAAACGATTTTAAGTGTAATGTCATGCTATATATGTTGAAGTAAAGAATTATGCATTCAAGacataattaggttagactcggtaatcAGAATCGAGATAAACCATTCTAAGGTCTtattgtatatagacgtgtgagcgtaacacgtgggtctatgcTATATAGACATAAttaggcgtgtgagcgtaacacgcaggtctatGTCAAATAGACAATAGATGCAATGACAACAGTAGTTATATAGCATTTTATTATTGTGTATATTGATAttttactgtcttgctgggcttggctcacgggtgctctactgtgcaggaaatgGTAAATCTGTttgtgatcagccatgagttcgaAGGCTTGGCAGTGAATTGTAtatgttcgggccacactagaccacgCGGGTTGGGTCTACTAGctgattaattttaaaaatttacaggatCCCAAAATATGTGTAATCTTTTGAAATGGTTTGTGATTAAATAGTTACGAGTTATATTTTCACTCTGTACTtgatttaaagtttaatttttttctcgCTCTTATTTTCACTCATTTATGAGAACACTTTCCTTAATTTTTaccaaaaacttcaaaaactgtTTATCTACCATTTTGTTAACCCCAAATGCATGTCCATCCGTGAAAACAACCAGCAACATAGATAAAGAGCTTGGAAATTAACTCGAAAACCAGACAAAGGAAATAAAAGACACAAACTCGATCATCATTTCATGTCATGGGTCATCACTCAAATGATCATAAATAATTGTCTGAATTAAAGCATTACAAACCAACAAGTGTCATCATAAACTGGTAAATATATAGTGATAAGCTTGTATGTAGCTCACTGCAGAGTTCCAATCAGtatcacaaatttgaatttacTGCTCTATATATTTAAGATGGGACAAAACCATAGATCCATATGGACTGAATTTTCAATCATCTAACTTAAAAGTACTCTCAACGTATGTAGTGAAGGCCGACACACCAATTCTTTTACCCACATTTTTAACCCTCTTACTCTTGGTATCATAACAATACCAATTTTCAGTTTCTACGCAAGAAATTACAAGATTCCCATTACTCAAAAAGCCTTTTGGAATACAGGTAGAACGTTGACCAAGTGTATTAGGAAGAAGACTAAGTAAATTGACTGATAAATATTGAAACCAAGACTCTGAGTCACCGTATTTCTTCATAACCCAAATGTCAACTACTTGAAATTCATTCataatgaaaaaagaaagaCACCCAGAAAAATTAGCTAACTTCCTAAAATTACGTGGTTTTACCGTTAGAGGTGACTTTATAAGATTAAATTTCTCTTTACTTGTATCAAAAGCAATTATCCCTAAAGATGATTTGCCATAACAAGTTGTATTGCCAAAGCAAATTATCCAATGAATGCACCCATTAACAACCATGGAACAGTCCAAATATGTGTAAGTGGTTATATCAAAAGTAGAAGAAGATTCAAATTCTGAAAAGATGTTAGGCATTGCCATTGTTTTCCATGAATTGCTTCTCAAACTATAAATCCCAATTTGATTACCCTCtttaaacttattacaagtgcTAACAACACCATTCCCATCAAGAGATGAGAACTTTACCACTTTGATATCATTGGTCAAGGGATCATAACCAACCCCAAGCTCAGAATGATTACACCCCAACTCAGGAGAAGGTGTTAGTTCTTTAGACTCATTAATAGTGGGGTTCCATAAATAAACCACTTTAGATCTTAAGTCATAAAGGCCTAATACACCATTATCACTGCCCATAATTGTTAATATCGGTTGTTGA
Encoded here:
- the LOC133035751 gene encoding F-box/kelch-repeat protein At3g23880-like, translated to MNTPTPNTLAKKKKNLISLTLLTKSLSISQSPMANPEEGVQLPFDGIPCDFLGDILSRLDVKSLKRCECVSKSWLSLLRTPYFINLHFKRQQPCAVFLQKKVRRFDHHLSICNGETLVEISLHKFPFSEMDQPPLLFFMGSDYGVLGFYDLMDKVVYLWNPTINESRQLPQLGHNCSEFGLGYDPLTNDIKVVKFSSLDGSGVVSTCNKFKEGNQIGIYSLRSNSWKTMKMPNIFSKLESSSTSNIIVYPLMGCSIVVNECIHWMIGLGNKTDCDQSSSGIVAFDISMEKFNLINSPQIVKGSNVKKLANFSGWLSFFTLNEVHVVDIWVMKKYGDSDSWFKHLSVNLHSLLPNRFSSHSRCIPKDLLSNGNLLISCTGSDDWYSYDTRNKRLENMGERIGVRGLTTYVESTFKLNG
- the LOC133035753 gene encoding F-box/kelch-repeat protein At3g23880-like, with the protein product MANEEKGVHYNYNDIPCDFLGDILSRLDVKSLKRCECVSKSWLTLLRTPYFNDLHLKRQLHCVVFQQKKVRKFDHHLSICNGESFVEISLKKFPFTEMDQQPILTIMGSDNGVLGLYDLRSKVVYLWNPTINESKELTPSPELGCNHSELGVGYDPLTNDIKVVKFSSLDGNGVVSTCNKFKEGNQIGIYSLRSNSWKTMAMPNIFSEFESSSTFDITTYTYLDCSMVVNGCIHWIICFGNTTCYGKSSLGIIAFDTSKEKFNLIKSPLTVKPRNFRKLANFSGCLSFFIMNEFQVVDIWVMKKYGDSESWFQYLSVNLLSLLPNTLGQRSTCIPKGFLSNGNLVISCVETENWYCYDTKSKRVKNVGKRIGVSAFTTYVESTFKLDD